From Plasmodium chabaudi chabaudi strain AS genome assembly, chromosome: 12, the proteins below share one genomic window:
- a CDS encoding histone deacetylase 2, putative (term=annotation;date=20121106;qualifier=added_gene_name=IPK1;qualifier=added_literature=pmid:23123170;qualifier=removed_product=histone deacetylase, putative;qualifier=added_product=inositol polyphosphate kinase, putative;qualifier=added_ec_number=2.7.1.151;curatorName=ucb@sanger.ac.uk;~term=annotation;date=20140815;qualifier=removed_product=inositol polyphosphate kinase, putative;qualifier=added_product=histone deacetylase 2, putative;qualifier=added_literature=pmid:25121747;qualifier=added_gene_name=hda2;qualifier=removed_gene_name=ipk1;qualifier=removed_ec_number=2.7.1.151;qualifier=added_ec_number=3.5.1.98;curatorName=ucb@sanger.ac.uk;~pfam_scan;Pfam:PF03770.12; E()=4.1E-32;score=111.5;query 1706-1972;description=IPK;~pfam_scan;Pfam:PF00850.15; E()=5.9E-34;score=117.9;query 592-740;description=Hist_deacetyl;~pfam_scan;Pfam:PF00850.15; E()=1.8E-31;score=109.7;query 841-964;description=Hist_deacetyl;~pfam_scan;Pfam:PF00850.15; E()=2.9E-9;score=36.7;query 345-452;description=Hist_deacetyl;~iprscan;InterPro:IPR023696 : Ureohydrolase domain superfamily;Superfamily:SSF52768; score=5.28E-84;query 334-972;description=Ureohydrolase domain superfamily;~iprscan;InterPro:IPR000286 : Histone deacetylase superfamily;PRINTS:PR01270; score=2.9E-8;query 660-683;description=Histone deacetylase family;~iprscan;InterPro:IPR000286 : Histone deacetylase superfamily;PRINTS:PR01270; score=2.9E-8;query 694-709;description=Histone deacetylase family;~iprscan;Superfamily:SSF56104; score=4.9E-47;query 1418-1976;description=null;~iprscan;InterPro:IPR005522 : Inositol polyphosphate kinase;Pfam:PF03770; score=3.9E-32;query 1706-1972;description=Inositol polyphosphate kinase;~iprscan;InterPro:IPR023801 : Histone deacetylase domain;Pfam:PF00850; score=2.3E-8;query 351-452;description=Histone deacetylase domain;~iprscan;InterPro:IPR023801 : Histone deacetylase domain;Pfam:PF00850; score=1.5E-31;query 841-964;description=Histone deacetylase domain;~iprscan;InterPro:IPR023801 : Histone deacetylase domain;Pfam:PF00850; score=2.8E-33;query 588-741;description=Histone deacetylase domain) translates to MKKNDSSNNEKKQKKNNSIKQDSTTNLNFSKKRIIFNNLIVDNFRNINDINNYLRNSSLNSIGNKNKNVINDKYADNYPKDNKKKKSRNYNAAIESVEKNLSTISLFNNDNNESIFNNSISAIIKRSIKNNKKISNDLKRVLKKKGKSIKKERRKKKHKHITRKDKDKKKKTKKNIISIIKKKTKKYNIRENISTSGTISNSTKKSHRKHKKHKKINFQSSSNNEDGFSSHKHALDKIYGSLKNNNSSIDPVIKNFYIECENNNIISTDEYSNYYKPPSDIYDNDNYIHNKYQISNIYANAKDTNNNFNSYIKRKKNSKKIDKFEHSENDCIGFVCDEEYMCEYLHFDENHVESPDRIRCIIKALKEKNIINKMVQIKCREALYDEIKECHTRAHINNIFYSLKKKLKYKKKDVIYPFDKHDTYYTFHTGTVSKRAVGGLLNLCDAILSDKNEKFKYIDFKKSLRYNYNFFKKNFSNDINKFIGRNINHNTHLKRSKSDSSLTSLKNSRRNSLLNNDNYANNNENFLVNEWRNKLPKNKKTSCYSYKSMCESVKNNLDASHSQNLEQFQEYPSNFNDKEKLYNSDSSNNNNAYTEVAGIETDQVQTLNSSENHLFNESKNNIQFKKMRSYSTTMCNIKDCDSNNINQISDLKCGFAAIRPPGHHCSRNSPSGFCIFNNISVACKYIYMKYGIKKIFIFDWDVHHNNGTQEIFYNDKNVLCFSIHRFDSNKKVKKGKSKETNKGKNVKKDSSAYNQKNKKKKKTNRANTASNISTAASVAATSNLNKYNTTTKRKAKINSKNKNKDNGLNSYNSSSNSDTNKKEKKKTKKKKTNKSRKSTEENGFYPRTGAKSELGEKSGYKFNINVPLEKGYNNCDVYYVFKFLLLPILQAFQPEFIFISSGFDASIRDPLGECNLTHTLYEWMTLQLKKFAKIYCDGRIILVLEGGYNLKYLPKCTVACLKALIKKNIKIPNQETTRNDGNNLMLNDQTNEEDQDSKENNNNNESQEGQLNLENDNLSDKPMYTPTDENTNMHATNNDDSQLDKSQNDIDMDDDGYASPVINKMNETNSSLENEKLTNLKNDSRKISSTYDHENFYKFNNLENYPKKGDKIFNYYCENPYPSNKKKKKKKLFTRGKLHYSTYKVIKYFLSIFKGEPYYLNVNLPPYNKFVKKKGLENDSSSNLGHKIKFYDEIYNSSDDNSYGKEILSGYTKKKIKELNMYNQQANEFSSLSSSPSNISNSDLYFSNDDLDGTDTNSYSSHYSMQKIITLNKLKSKINSTINNSSSRNTNKKYKNQINEMGFSNSINNHFDKNNEFYDLTNYIDNDFLMNTSNKKNESKSKTKLSKRIIARNSRNQANFQNSNKMKKYNYQCHTISNVSKYNGIHRYINGDLTNIKYSQDQLQNSFAMYTQSKKGYIFFYGSGHKNQWVLPVNKKLTKIIKLCSKSEAFFYAWLYLCCDKKICITNTQENYSSILDDNITVEGTKLNKDFSDEEIKLCKELLKFTVPCYQVFLEENQLMQLGRVEELYESLDEAEHDGVKSENDNSYQYNEHSNNGSVNNDSRQNNMDDNKYETYETQSNSDIKENETPNDPEFYESKIMENENVDNEKERNDFYDVIEDSEKEEGEYSEKEEGEYSEKEEGEYSEKENDENSEKEEGEYSEKENDENNSAPINIDNNNDLIDDTYENKNDIEKKIYINKLKTAICLRNVLSTMRHPCAMDIKMGIKLYGDNCDEESIQKKIEKAKNRSCLSHGFHLTSLIGWNKKKKQPFFISKEDAHLIKNDDKFVEAFLSYFLACDNIQLSVFLLKKVLIILEHMKVFFENQSYFAFCGSSLLFVFDSDPSKNKFDDKNNDENANNSDNSNAENSNNDNAFTSGHESDKSESSKEQNYDHEEEKKTYEEIFNFRDHIQKQFEDSLTTEEKNVYMGSKLNTHILKSASVYIIDFAHASLDKKEQDQGFLLGITSLHRIIIKTMEKVKASI, encoded by the coding sequence atgaaaaaaaacgattCAAGCAATAATGagaagaaacaaaaaaaaaataattcaatcAAGCAAGACAGTACAACCaatttgaatttttcaaagaaaaggataatatttaataacttAATTGTAGACAAttttagaaatataaatgatataaataattatttaagaaATTCGTCATTAAATTCAATTGggaacaaaaataaaaatgtgataaatgataaatatgctGATAATTACCCcaaagataataaaaagaaaaagtcGCGTAACTACAATGCCGCTATAGAATCAGTCGAAAAAAACTTATCTACCATCAgcttatttaataatgataataatgaaagtatttttaataatagtatTTCTGCTATTATAAAGCgaagtattaaaaataataaaaaaataagtaatgATTTGAAAAGggtattgaaaaaaaaaggaaaatctattaaaaaggagcgacgaaaaaaaaaacacaaacATATTACACGTAAagataaagataaaaagaaaaaaacaaaaaaaaatataataagcataattaaaaagaaaacgaaaaaatataatatccgagaaaatatttcaacATCAGGCACAATTTCTAATagtacaaaaaaaagtcatagaaaacacaaaaaacataaaaaaataaattttcaaagtTCTAGTAATAATGAAGATGGATTTAGCAGTCATAAACATGCAttagataaaatatatggatctttgaaaaataataatagttcAATAGATCCTGTAATaaagaatttttatattgaatgtgaaaataataatataatttcaaCTGATgaatattcaaattattataaaccACCTAgtgatatatatgataatgataattatattcataataaatatcaaatttcaaatatatatgcaaatgcAAAAGATaccaataataattttaattcttatattaaaagaaaaaaaaattcaaaaaaaatcgacAAATTTGAGCATTCAGAAAATGATTGCATAGGGTTTGTATGTGATGAAGAGTATATGTGTGAATACCTCCATTTTGATGAAAATCATGTTGAAAGCCCAGATAGGATAAGATGTATCATCAAAgcattaaaagaaaaaaatataattaataagaTGGTTCAGATAAAATGTAGGGAAGCACTGTATGACGAAATTAAAGAATGCCATACAAGAGctcatattaataatattttttattcattaaaaaaaaaattaaaatataaaaaaaaagatgttATATACCCATTTGATAAGCATGATACTTATTATACTTTTCACACCGGGACTGTTTCTAAAAGAGCAGTTGGTGgacttttaaatttatgtgATGCTATATTATcagataaaaatgaaaaatttaaatacattgattttaaaaaatcacttcgttataattataatttttttaaaaagaatttttctaatgatataaataaatttataggAAGAAATATTAATCATAACACACATTTGAAACGATCAAAATCAGATAGCAGTTTAACTTCACTGAAAAATTCACGACGTAATTCTCTTCTCAACAATGATAACTAtgctaataataatgaaaatttctTAGTTAATGAATGGCGAAACAAATTAccaaaaaacaaaaaaacatcATGTTATTCCTATAAGTCTATGTGTGAAAGTGTTAAGAATAATTTAGATGCCTCTCATTCACAAAATTTAGAACAATTTCAGGAATATCCTTCtaattttaatgataaagaaaaattatataacagTGATtcaagtaataataataatgcatatacagAAGTTGCAGGAATTGAAACAGACCAAGTGCAGACATTAAATTCTTCCGAAAACCATTTATTCAATGAatctaaaaataatatccaattcaaaaaaatgcgAAGTTATTCAACTACAATGTGCAATATAAAAGATTGTGacagtaataatataaatcaaaTTTCTGATCTAAAATGTGGATTTGCTGCTATTAGGCCACCTGGGCATCATTGTAGCAGAAATAGCCCATCTggattttgtatttttaataatataagtgttgcttgtaaatatatatatatgaaatatggaataaaaaaaatttttatttttgattgGGATGTACACCATAATAATGGAACACAAgagatattttataatgacaaaaatgttttatgtttttctaTACATAGATTTGATTCAAACAAAAAAGtcaaaaaagggaaaagcaaagaaacaaataagggtaaaaatgtaaaaaaagattCTTCTGCatataatcaaaaaaacaaaaaaaaaaaaaaaacgaaccGTGCAAACACAGCTAGCAATATTAGTACTGCTGCGAGTGTCGCTGCAACTTCAAAccttaataaatataatactaCTACTAAAAGGAAggcaaaaataaatagcaaaaataaaaacaaagatAACGGACTAAATTCTTATAATTCATCATCTAATTCTGATACAAATaagaaagagaaaaaaaaaacaaaaaaaaaaaaaacaaacaaatCACGTAAATCAACTGAAGAAAATGGATTTTATCCACGAACAGGTGCTAAAAGTGAATTAGGAGAAAAAAGtggatataaatttaatattaatgtaCCTTTAGAAAAAGGTTATAATAATTGCGatgtatattatgtttttaaatttttgttattaccAATATTACAAGCATTTCAACctgaatttattttcatttcttcGGGTTTTGATGCTTCAATTAGAGATCCGTTAGGAGAATGTAATTTAACTCATACTCTATATGAATGGATGACActacaattaaaaaaatttgcaaaaatatattgtgaCGGTCGAATAATATTAGTTTTAGAAGGAGGTTATaacttaaaatatttgcCAAAATGCACAGTAGCATGCTTAAAAGCTTTAATTaagaaaaacataaaaataccAAACCAAGAAACAACACGTAATGATGGTAATAATCTCATGCTTAATGATCAAACAAATGAAGAAGATCAAGATAGCAAggaaaataacaataataatgaatcaCAAGAAGGTCAACTcaatttagaaaatgataacCTTTCTGATAAGCCAATGTATACACCCACAGATGAAAATACCAATATGCATGCAACAAATAATGACGATTCTCAATTAGATAAAAGTCAAAATGACATTGACATGGATGATGATGGTTATGCAAGCCCGGtgataaacaaaatgaatgaAACAAACTCATCTttggaaaatgaaaaattaacaaatttaaaaaatgattcgAGGAAAATTTCAAGTACATATGAtcatgaaaatttttataaatttaataatttagaaaattatCCCAAAAAAggtgataaaatattcaattattattgtGAAAATCCATATCctagtaataaaaaaaaaaaaaaaaaaaaattatttactcGAGGCAAACTTCATTATTCTACTTATAaagttattaaatattttttaagtatattTAAAGGTGAgccatattatttaaatgttaATTTACCAccttataataaatttgttaaaaaaaagggaTTAGAAAATGATTCCTCATCAAACCTTggtcataaaataaaattctaCGATGAGATATACAACTCATCTGATGATAATAGTTATGGCAAGGAAATTTTAAGTGGATAtacaaagaaaaaaattaaagaattaaatatgtacaaTCAACAAGCGAATGAATTCAGTTCATTATCATCATCACCatcaaatatttcaaacagtgacttatatttttcaaatgatGACTTAGATGGCACTGATACCAACTCGTATAGTAGCCACTACAGTATGCAAAAAATCATTACACTCAATAAActtaaatcaaaaataaatagtactattaataatagtagcagtagaaatacaaataaaaaatataaaaatcaaataaatgaaatggGATTTTCCAATTCTATTAATAatcattttgataaaaacaatgaattttatgatttgacaaattatattgatAATGATTTTTTGATGAATACTAGtaataagaaaaatgaaagtaaatcaaaaacaaaattgagTAAACGAATTATTGCTCGAAATTCAAGAAATCAAGCTAATTTCCAAAATTccaataaaatgaaaaaatataattatcaatGTCATACAATTTCAAACgtatcaaaatataatggcATACATCGTTATATTAATGGAGACTtaacaaatattaaatatagtCAAGATCAATTACAAAATTCATTTGCTATGTATACACAAAGCAAAAAGggatatatattcttttatgGAAGTGGTCATAAAAATCAATGGGTATTAcctgtaaataaaaaactaacaaaaataataaagctATGTTCTAAATCAGaagcttttttttatgcatgGTTATATCTATGttgtgataaaaaaatatgcattacAAACACACAAGAAAATTATTCTTCAATATtagatgataatataacagTTGAAGgcacaaaattaaataaagattTTTCAGacgaagaaataaaattatgtaaagAGCTTCTCAAATTTACAGTACCATGTTATCAAGTTTTCTTGGAAGAAAATCAACTCATGCAATTGGGTCGTGTAGAAGAACTATATGAATCATTAGATGAAGCAGAACACGATGGAGTAAAAtcagaaaatgataattcaTATCAGTATAATGAACATAGTAATAATGGTAGTGTCAATAATGATTCGCgccaaaataatatggacgataataaatatgaaacaTATGAAACACAAAGCAATTCtgatataaaagaaaatgaaactCCAAACGACCCAGAATTTTATGaatcaaaaataatggaaaatgaaaatgtagataatgaaaaagagaGAAATGATTTTTATGATGTAATTGAAGACAGCGAAAAAGAAGAAGGTGAATATAGTGAAAAAGAAGAAGGTGAATATAGCGAAAAAGAAGAAGGTGAATATAgcgaaaaagaaaatgatgaaaatagcGAAAAAGAAGAAGGTGAATATAgcgaaaaagaaaatgatgaaaataattctgCCCCTATAAATATTGACAATAACAATGATCTAATAGATGATacttatgaaaataaaaatgatatagaaaaaaaaatatatataaataaattaaaaacagCTATTTGCTTACGAAATGTGTTAAGTACTATGAGGCACCCATGTGCTATGGATATAAAGATgggaataaaattatatggtGATAATTGTGATGAAGAAtcaatacaaaaaaaaattgaaaaagcaaaaaataGATCTTGCTTATCGCATGGATTTCATTTAACTAGTTTAATAGGatggaataaaaaaaagaaacagccattttttatatcaaaaGAAGATGcacatttaataaaaaatgatgataaatttGTCGAAgcttttttatcatatttctTAGCATGTGATAATATACAACTTTCTGTgtttttgttaaaaaaagttcTTATAATATTAGAACACATGAaagtattttttgaaaatcaATCTTATTTTGCTTTTTGTGGATCAAGCTTATTGTTTGTCTTTGATTCCGACCCttcgaaaaataaatttgacgataaaaataatgacgAGAATGCTAACAACTCTGATAATTCAAATGCAGAAAATAGCAACAATGATAATGCTTTTACATCTGGGCACGAATCAGATAAATCAGAAAGTAGTaaagaacaaaattatgatcatgaagaggaaaaaaaaacatatgaaGAGATCTTTAATTTTAGGGATCATATTCAAAAACAATTTGAAGACTCTCTAACTACAGAAGagaaaaatgtttatatggGCTCAAAGTTAAACActcatattttgaaaagcGCTAGTGTCTACATAATTGATTTTGCCCATGCAAGCCTAGATAAGAAGGAACAAGACCAGGGATTTTTGTTGGGAATAACTTCTCTCCACCgaataataatcaaaacGATGGAAAAAGTAAAAGCCTCGATTTGA